In Campylobacter mucosalis, a single window of DNA contains:
- a CDS encoding efflux RND transporter permease subunit: MFSKFFINRPIFAAVVSIVIVIAGFMAMRGLPIEEYPQLTPPQVSVSASYTGANADVIANTVASVIEEQINGVENMIYMQSTSSSSGSMSLSVYFKIGTDPKQATIDVNNRVQAALSRLPDEVQQVGVTVRERSSSILGVVAFTNPNMSSIELTNYVILNISDEIKRVKGVGDINVVGGKDYAMRIWIKPDLLSKYNLSISEVLGAIKVQNSQYAAGKIGEAPIENEVPYVYSIKADGRFSKPEQFNNIILRANNDGSILRLKDVAEIEIGSRNYSTQAFLNNEKIAPMLINMQNGANAIETMGLIKAKLDELSKNYPNGMSHIVSYDTTKFVEISIKEVIKTFIEAMLLVLIVIYMFLKSFRATIIPMLAVPVSIIGTFAGFYLMGFSINLITLFAMILAIGIVVDDAIIVIENVERIMHEEPNLSVKEATIKAMEEVAAPVISIVLVLSAVFVPVSFMEGFVGVIQRQFALTLVVSVALSGLVALTLTPALCAVMLKHQHSEPFWFVKKFNDFFDWSTGIFSAGVAKVLRHVIPSIIIVVIIILAMLQLLKTIPSSLVPYEDKGYAMAITSLPAASSSTRTIKEMNEISSKFLSNENVTNVTAIAGFDMLSGVLRENAGIAFVELKNWDERKGEENKIFSLLGPFNGMLAPSKESISFVMNLPPIMGLSMTGGFDMYLQNKSGKTYNEIEADTQKVVAAANARPELTRVRTTLDTTFPQYDITIDEDKANLLGISKSDIFLTIAATIGGYYINDFSMFGKTYRVYVRAKESFRNSADDIRNIFVKNSKGEMVPLNAVATLTRSMGADLVERFNLFPAAKIMGEPAVGYTSGDALNAIEEVVRQTLGNEEYSIAWSGTAYQEKDSTGAGSTAFVFGMIFVFLILAAQYERWLIPLAVITAVPFAVFGSLLATWARGLSNDIYFQIGLLLLIGLSAKNAILIVEFAMAEREKGKSIFDAAINAARLRFRPIVMTSIAFTLGIFPMVLSSGAGAASRHSLATGLIGGMIAATTIAIFFVPLFYYLLEKLNAKFWSKKQDKGDVTHA, translated from the coding sequence ATGTTTTCAAAATTTTTTATAAATCGCCCTATATTTGCTGCGGTTGTATCGATAGTTATCGTTATAGCTGGTTTTATGGCGATGCGTGGGCTTCCAATAGAAGAGTATCCACAACTTACTCCACCACAAGTAAGCGTAAGTGCTAGCTATACTGGAGCAAATGCAGACGTTATAGCAAACACCGTTGCCTCAGTCATAGAAGAGCAGATAAACGGCGTAGAAAATATGATATATATGCAAAGTACATCAAGCTCATCAGGTTCAATGAGCCTAAGTGTGTATTTTAAGATAGGCACAGACCCAAAACAAGCAACTATAGACGTTAACAACCGCGTTCAAGCTGCATTATCAAGACTACCGGATGAAGTGCAACAAGTTGGTGTAACGGTCAGAGAAAGAAGTAGCTCAATCCTTGGTGTCGTAGCTTTTACAAACCCAAATATGTCTAGCATTGAGCTTACAAACTATGTTATTTTAAATATATCAGATGAGATAAAACGTGTAAAAGGTGTTGGAGATATTAACGTCGTAGGTGGCAAAGACTATGCGATGAGAATTTGGATAAAGCCTGATTTATTATCAAAATACAACCTAAGCATATCAGAAGTTCTAGGTGCGATAAAGGTTCAAAATAGCCAATACGCAGCTGGTAAAATCGGCGAAGCACCAATAGAAAACGAAGTGCCGTATGTTTATAGCATAAAGGCCGATGGACGATTTTCTAAACCAGAACAATTTAATAACATAATACTTCGTGCAAATAACGACGGAAGCATACTTCGCTTAAAAGATGTCGCAGAGATCGAGATAGGTTCACGAAACTACTCAACCCAAGCCTTTTTAAATAATGAAAAAATAGCACCTATGCTAATAAATATGCAAAACGGAGCAAATGCTATCGAAACAATGGGACTTATAAAGGCAAAACTTGATGAGCTAAGCAAAAATTATCCAAATGGTATGAGTCACATAGTTTCATACGATACTACAAAATTTGTTGAAATTTCGATAAAAGAGGTTATTAAAACATTTATAGAAGCTATGCTTCTTGTTCTTATAGTTATTTATATGTTTTTAAAGAGCTTTAGAGCTACGATAATACCTATGTTAGCCGTTCCTGTATCAATAATAGGCACATTTGCAGGATTTTATCTTATGGGATTTAGTATAAACCTAATTACTCTTTTTGCGATGATTCTAGCTATTGGTATAGTCGTTGATGACGCTATTATTGTTATTGAAAACGTTGAGCGTATAATGCACGAAGAGCCAAATTTAAGCGTAAAAGAGGCAACCATAAAGGCCATGGAGGAGGTTGCTGCACCAGTAATATCAATCGTACTTGTTTTATCAGCAGTCTTCGTGCCAGTTTCATTTATGGAGGGCTTTGTAGGCGTTATACAGCGACAATTTGCACTAACTTTAGTGGTTTCAGTGGCACTTTCAGGCCTTGTCGCACTTACTCTTACACCAGCACTTTGTGCGGTTATGCTTAAACATCAGCACTCAGAGCCATTTTGGTTTGTTAAGAAATTTAACGATTTTTTTGACTGGAGCACAGGTATATTTTCAGCTGGTGTTGCCAAGGTGCTACGCCACGTAATCCCAAGTATCATAATAGTAGTCATAATAATTTTAGCAATGTTGCAACTTTTAAAAACAATACCAAGTTCGCTTGTGCCATATGAGGATAAGGGATATGCAATGGCTATCACGTCTCTACCTGCTGCCTCATCATCAACAAGAACGATAAAAGAGATGAATGAAATTTCATCTAAATTTTTATCTAACGAAAATGTAACCAACGTAACGGCTATTGCTGGTTTTGATATGCTATCTGGCGTTCTTCGTGAAAATGCAGGAATTGCATTTGTTGAGCTTAAAAACTGGGACGAAAGAAAAGGTGAAGAGAATAAAATTTTTAGCCTACTTGGACCATTTAATGGCATGCTCGCACCTAGCAAAGAGAGTATTAGCTTTGTTATGAATCTACCACCTATTATGGGACTTTCTATGACTGGTGGCTTTGATATGTATCTACAAAATAAAAGCGGAAAAACATACAATGAGATAGAGGCGGACACACAAAAAGTAGTCGCAGCAGCAAACGCACGTCCTGAGTTAACTCGCGTTAGAACAACACTAGATACGACATTTCCACAATATGACATAACAATAGACGAAGATAAAGCAAATTTACTAGGCATTAGCAAGTCAGATATATTCTTAACCATTGCTGCTACCATAGGCGGATACTATATAAATGACTTTTCAATGTTTGGCAAAACTTACCGCGTTTATGTGAGGGCAAAAGAGAGCTTTAGAAACTCGGCTGATGACATAAGAAATATATTTGTTAAAAACTCAAAAGGAGAAATGGTTCCACTAAACGCAGTCGCTACGCTAACTAGAAGCATGGGTGCTGACCTGGTTGAGAGATTTAACCTATTCCCAGCAGCAAAAATAATGGGCGAACCAGCGGTTGGCTACACATCAGGCGACGCACTAAACGCAATAGAAGAGGTTGTAAGGCAAACTCTTGGCAATGAAGAGTATTCAATAGCTTGGTCAGGTACAGCTTACCAAGAAAAGGACTCGACTGGTGCTGGTAGCACAGCATTTGTATTTGGTATGATATTTGTATTTTTAATACTTGCCGCCCAGTATGAAAGGTGGCTAATACCACTTGCAGTTATCACGGCCGTACCATTTGCAGTTTTTGGATCACTTCTAGCAACGTGGGCAAGAGGACTTTCAAACGATATTTACTTTCAGATAGGACTATTGCTTCTTATAGGGCTTTCAGCTAAAAATGCGATTTTGATTGTCGAGTTTGCAATGGCTGAACGCGAAAAAGGCAAGAGTATATTTGACGCCGCTATAAATGCTGCACGTCTTCGCTTTCGCCCTATCGTGATGACGTCTATCGCATTTACACTTGGAATTTTTCCTATGGTTTTATCAAGTGGAGCCGGTGCAGCGTCTCGTCACTCACTAGCTACTGGGCTTATTGGCGGTATGATAGCAGCCACGACGATAGCGATATTTTTCGTACCACTTTTTTACTATCTACTTGAAAAACTAAATGCAAAATTTTGGAGCAAAAAACAGGACAAAGGAGATGTAACCCATGCGTAA
- a CDS encoding glutathionylspermidine synthase family protein has protein sequence MKFKKIQPLTNEFMEQIGFEWHTDADGTAYVADEIVAVTSDECEAYYEAVNELYDMYVAAAQHIIDNNLFHEVGIPFNLVELIKDSWQSEVHWHLYGRFDLAGGLDGKPIKLIEFNADTPTAVFETAIIQWAMLKFNKMDENSQFNDLYAGLVENFKRLVTLDESTDDFAKYYEGWRILFSSVAGSIEDEKTTKLLMVAANEAGFGCDFAYADEVVFSDEDGIFKDNENYEYWFKLIPWEDIAVKEGELALILKNIVQNHKAIILNPAYTLLFQSKGILKILWDLYPNHPLLLETKDEPLAGKKCVKKPIFGREGANVAILDESGKILSQNDGEYEQNRAIYQEFYEFNKDEKGECYQAGVFFAFEGCALGYRKGGEILNNTSKFVGHYIE, from the coding sequence ATGAAATTTAAAAAAATACAACCTTTAACAAACGAATTTATGGAGCAAATCGGCTTTGAGTGGCATACGGACGCTGATGGCACGGCTTATGTGGCTGATGAGATAGTTGCTGTCACTAGCGATGAGTGCGAGGCGTATTACGAGGCGGTAAATGAGCTATATGATATGTATGTGGCAGCTGCACAGCACATCATAGACAACAACCTTTTTCACGAAGTTGGTATCCCGTTTAATTTAGTTGAGCTTATCAAAGATAGCTGGCAGAGCGAGGTTCATTGGCATTTGTATGGGCGTTTTGATTTAGCGGGTGGGCTTGATGGTAAGCCGATAAAACTTATTGAGTTTAACGCCGATACACCGACTGCCGTTTTTGAAACAGCAATTATTCAGTGGGCAATGCTAAAATTTAATAAAATGGATGAAAACAGCCAGTTTAACGACCTTTACGCTGGACTTGTTGAAAATTTCAAACGCCTTGTTACGCTTGATGAAAGCACTGATGATTTTGCAAAATATTATGAGGGCTGGAGGATTTTATTTAGCTCGGTTGCAGGTAGTATTGAAGATGAAAAGACGACAAAACTGCTTATGGTAGCGGCAAATGAGGCTGGATTTGGTTGCGATTTTGCTTATGCTGATGAGGTGGTTTTTAGCGATGAGGACGGCATTTTTAAGGATAATGAAAATTACGAATACTGGTTTAAGCTAATACCTTGGGAGGATATCGCTGTTAAAGAGGGTGAGCTTGCATTAATCCTAAAAAATATCGTGCAAAATCACAAGGCGATAATCCTAAATCCAGCCTACACGCTACTTTTTCAAAGCAAGGGCATACTTAAAATTTTGTGGGATTTATACCCAAATCACCCATTGCTTTTAGAGACAAAAGATGAGCCATTAGCTGGAAAAAAATGCGTGAAAAAGCCTATTTTTGGGCGTGAGGGGGCAAACGTAGCAATCCTTGATGAGAGTGGTAAAATTTTAAGCCAAAATGACGGCGAATACGAACAAAATAGGGCGATTTATCAGGAATTTTACGAGTTTAATAAAGATGAAAAAGGCGAGTGTTATCAAGCCGGTGTATTTTTTGCATTTGAGGGGTGTGCATTAGGTTACCGAAAAGGTGGCGAGATTTTAAACAACACTTCAAAATTTGTAGGGCATTATATAGAGTAG
- a CDS encoding efflux RND transporter periplasmic adaptor subunit — translation MNYKHIVVLLAILTGFTGCDLFSKKENTQANQQAPMAVPVDVIVAKTADNQMSFEYPARIQSKQDVTLTPKVSGTIIKQNFKPGDSVKAGQTLFVIEPDTYEASYEVAQAGVLQAEANVKNAKNEMDRVKKLYEQKATSQKEYDSALASFEVAKANLASAKASEKSAKLNLGYTNIKAPFDGVVSENLVDVGTYVIAGNANLVRVVKTNPIEARFYIADTANLDRINNIENKNWVQLNANAKLVLDKNTFDGKVNFIDNIVDQTTGSILAKAEFSNDDGRLLAGTFAKIIMEGFVQKDSFLLPQIAIKQDTTTAYVLVAKDGKVDRKNIQIKYQTSNTAIVYGLENDDQIIINNFNKIRVGAPITAQVKENK, via the coding sequence ATGAACTACAAACATATAGTTGTCTTACTAGCGATACTGACTGGTTTTACTGGATGTGATCTTTTTAGCAAAAAAGAGAATACTCAAGCAAATCAACAAGCACCGATGGCAGTTCCAGTAGACGTCATAGTAGCAAAAACGGCTGATAATCAGATGAGTTTTGAATATCCTGCACGCATTCAAAGCAAACAAGATGTTACTCTTACGCCAAAGGTTTCTGGCACCATTATCAAGCAAAATTTCAAGCCAGGAGATAGCGTAAAAGCTGGGCAGACGCTATTTGTAATAGAACCAGATACCTACGAAGCATCTTATGAAGTGGCACAAGCTGGGGTTTTACAGGCTGAGGCGAATGTAAAAAATGCCAAAAATGAGATGGATAGGGTAAAAAAACTATATGAGCAAAAGGCAACAAGCCAAAAAGAATACGACAGTGCTCTTGCTTCATTTGAAGTAGCAAAGGCAAATTTAGCAAGTGCCAAGGCTAGTGAAAAAAGTGCAAAACTAAACCTAGGTTACACAAACATCAAAGCTCCATTTGACGGCGTAGTAAGCGAAAATTTAGTCGATGTAGGCACATACGTAATAGCTGGAAATGCAAACCTAGTAAGAGTAGTAAAAACAAATCCGATAGAGGCTAGGTTCTATATAGCAGACACTGCAAATTTAGACCGCATAAATAATATAGAAAACAAAAATTGGGTACAACTAAACGCGAATGCAAAGCTTGTTTTGGACAAAAATACATTTGACGGCAAGGTAAATTTTATAGATAATATCGTAGATCAAACGACTGGTAGCATATTAGCAAAAGCTGAATTTAGCAACGATGATGGCAGATTACTCGCCGGAACATTTGCTAAAATCATAATGGAGGGCTTTGTACAAAAAGATAGCTTTTTGTTGCCACAAATAGCTATCAAGCAAGATACAACCACAGCTTATGTCTTAGTGGCAAAAGACGGCAAGGTCGACAGAAAAAACATACAAATAAAATACCAAACATCAAATACAGCCATTGTCTATGGGCTTGAAAATGACGATCAAATCATCATAAATAACTTTAATAAAATTAGAGTAGGAGCTCCTATAACAGCACAGGTTAAGGAGAATAAGTAA
- a CDS encoding UPF0323 family lipoprotein — MKHIKKIATYAAIGGFGAVVMAGLSGCGDSGSEEQSSAIEATKQGAFVIIHEIEPGKYKVVEEYPSSETRVVLKDINGTERVLSKEEMDKLIAQENAKIDNGTSNLTKPDAQVSSGGASLGEILLSSAAGAIIGSWIGNKLFGNQNFQANRQGAYQNPSAYTRSVDSFNKAKTTANSPKSSSGKSGFFGGADKSSSQSTQSSGG, encoded by the coding sequence ATGAAACACATTAAAAAAATAGCAACATACGCCGCTATTGGCGGATTTGGAGCGGTGGTTATGGCTGGACTTTCTGGCTGTGGCGATAGTGGTAGTGAAGAGCAAAGTAGTGCTATAGAAGCCACAAAACAAGGGGCTTTTGTCATTATCCACGAAATAGAGCCTGGAAAATACAAAGTTGTCGAAGAGTATCCAAGTAGCGAAACGAGAGTGGTTTTAAAGGATATTAATGGCACTGAGCGTGTGCTTAGTAAAGAGGAGATGGATAAATTAATCGCCCAAGAAAATGCTAAAATAGATAACGGCACTTCAAATTTGACAAAGCCTGACGCACAGGTTTCAAGTGGTGGTGCCAGTCTTGGTGAAATTCTTTTAAGTTCGGCAGCTGGAGCGATTATTGGTAGCTGGATAGGTAATAAGCTTTTTGGTAATCAAAATTTCCAAGCAAATCGTCAAGGTGCATACCAAAATCCAAGTGCCTACACAAGAAGTGTTGATAGCTTTAACAAAGCCAAAACTACGGCAAATTCACCAAAATCAAGTAGTGGCAAGAGCGGATTTTTTGGCGGAGCTGATAAGAGCAGCTCACAAAGTACACAATCAAGCGGTGGTTGA
- the ccoG gene encoding cytochrome c oxidase accessory protein CcoG, with amino-acid sequence MITKWREKRYFVYIIITCVALILPFLRINSNHFFLLSFDKKELHLLFTRFDMQELYLMPFCFIFLFLFIFFLTTLGGRIWCGWSCPQTIFRVIYRDLIQTKILKNYKNIKNKQKPAISSTKTAIGVAIWTVLAFVAACNFMWYFVPPEDFFYYFKNPAEHKLLIGIVAFITFWLVFDVCYLAERFCVYLCPYARVQSVMFDNDTIQVIYDENRGGKIYDKHTKLWKKPQIQDAQCTGCEACVKICPTHIDIRKGMQLECINCLECVDACSKTMSGLNLPSLINWSSENSIKTKQKVKYARFRTVAYCVALVIVVTALFLMSGKKENMLLNINRTSELYRVMDDGSVQNYYTFLFQNTDKKPHNYYFDTNDSNLKILKPLEAITIQPGAKQRVIVTISTDAKHANGDTKRIKIHAFATDDKDRISVERNTIFVYPKEQK; translated from the coding sequence ATGATAACAAAATGGCGAGAAAAGAGATATTTTGTATATATTATAATAACTTGTGTGGCATTGATTTTGCCATTTTTAAGGATCAACTCAAACCACTTTTTTCTACTAAGTTTTGATAAAAAAGAGCTTCATCTGCTTTTTACTCGTTTTGATATGCAAGAGCTTTATCTTATGCCATTTTGCTTTATTTTCCTATTTTTGTTTATATTTTTTCTAACCACGCTTGGCGGTAGAATTTGGTGTGGTTGGAGCTGTCCGCAAACGATATTTAGGGTAATTTACCGCGACCTTATACAAACTAAAATTTTAAAAAACTACAAAAATATAAAAAACAAACAAAAACCAGCCATAAGTAGCACAAAAACAGCAATTGGCGTTGCGATATGGACCGTTTTGGCTTTTGTTGCTGCCTGTAATTTTATGTGGTATTTTGTGCCACCTGAGGATTTTTTTTACTACTTTAAAAACCCAGCCGAACACAAGCTATTAATTGGCATAGTAGCGTTTATAACGTTTTGGTTGGTATTTGATGTATGTTATTTGGCAGAGAGATTTTGTGTTTATCTTTGTCCTTACGCTAGAGTGCAATCGGTTATGTTTGATAACGACACCATACAGGTTATCTATGATGAAAATCGTGGCGGTAAAATTTATGATAAACACACAAAGTTATGGAAAAAACCTCAAATACAAGACGCACAATGCACGGGTTGTGAAGCGTGTGTAAAAATTTGTCCAACACATATTGATATTAGAAAAGGTATGCAACTTGAGTGCATAAACTGCCTTGAGTGCGTTGATGCCTGTTCAAAAACGATGAGTGGGCTGAATTTGCCATCGCTAATAAACTGGAGCAGTGAAAATTCCATTAAAACAAAGCAAAAGGTAAAATATGCTCGTTTTAGAACCGTAGCTTACTGCGTTGCACTAGTGATTGTAGTAACCGCACTATTTTTAATGAGCGGTAAAAAGGAGAATATGCTTTTAAATATTAACCGAACGAGCGAATTATACAGGGTTATGGATGACGGCAGTGTACAAAACTACTATACATTTTTATTTCAAAACACCGACAAAAAGCCACACAACTACTATTTTGACACAAATGACTCAAATCTTAAAATTTTAAAACCACTAGAGGCAATAACGATACAACCTGGTGCAAAACAAAGAGTCATAGTGACAATATCAACAGACGCAAAACACGCAAATGGCGATACTAAAAGGATTAAAATACACGCTTTTGCCACTGACGATAAGGATAGAATAAGCGTAGAGAGAAATACGATTTTTGTCTATCCTAAGGAGCAAAAATGA
- a CDS encoding YajQ family cyclic di-GMP-binding protein produces MASEHSFDVSASVDMMEVKNALETAKKELSGRYDFKGVTASIELNEKEKFISLLSSSDAKIDALKDIVISKMIKRNIPPVALSESKRESASGGNVRAILKLNDTLDGENAKKITKAIKDAKLKVTPSIRGDEVRVVGKSIDDLQECIRLIRGLNLELPLSFKNLK; encoded by the coding sequence ATGGCAAGTGAACATAGTTTTGATGTATCGGCTAGTGTTGATATGATGGAGGTTAAAAACGCTCTTGAAACAGCTAAAAAAGAGCTTTCTGGGCGTTATGATTTTAAGGGCGTTACGGCTAGTATTGAGCTAAATGAAAAGGAGAAATTTATAAGCCTTTTAAGTAGCTCTGACGCTAAGATTGACGCTTTAAAAGATATCGTAATCTCAAAGATGATTAAGCGAAATATCCCACCGGTAGCACTTAGTGAAAGTAAGCGAGAGAGTGCAAGTGGCGGTAATGTTAGGGCAATTTTAAAGCTAAATGATACGCTTGATGGCGAAAATGCCAAAAAAATTACAAAAGCCATAAAGGACGCAAAGCTAAAAGTAACGCCTAGCATTCGTGGCGATGAGGTCAGAGTGGTTGGCAAAAGCATTGATGATTTACAAGAGTGTATCAGGCTAATTCGTGGGTTAAATTTAGAGTTGCCACTTAGCTTTAAAAACCTAAAATAA
- a CDS encoding TetR/AcrR family transcriptional regulator: protein MKISKKGQKRYETIMQVALELFLENGYEKTSLNDIVKKSGGSLSSIYKFFESKERLFATIIKGKFLEFKEQINDIALNQTDDIEKFLNEFGLAYIEIFFKPDGIKLTRIVMSETYKNKEVIKLFSELDAIKILQDFFEKQEVRSKIKLNDISGLAYKFCALIREPFFIKNIILGEELKQLSLKEKQNLVSQNVEIFLNGITG, encoded by the coding sequence ATGAAAATTTCAAAAAAGGGGCAAAAACGCTACGAAACGATAATGCAGGTTGCATTAGAGCTATTTTTAGAAAATGGATATGAAAAAACCAGTTTAAATGATATCGTCAAAAAAAGTGGGGGTTCGCTATCTAGTATATACAAATTTTTTGAGAGCAAAGAGCGACTTTTTGCCACAATTATAAAAGGTAAATTTTTAGAATTTAAAGAGCAAATTAACGACATAGCACTAAATCAAACAGACGATATAGAGAAATTTTTAAACGAATTTGGACTTGCTTATATTGAGATATTTTTTAAACCCGACGGAATAAAACTAACTAGAATAGTAATGAGTGAAACATATAAAAACAAAGAGGTTATCAAGCTATTTTCGGAGCTAGACGCTATAAAAATTTTACAAGATTTTTTTGAAAAACAAGAGGTTAGATCAAAGATTAAACTAAACGATATAAGTGGACTAGCGTATAAATTTTGTGCTTTGATAAGAGAGCCGTTTTTTATTAAAAATATCATTTTAGGCGAGGAGTTAAAACAGCTTAGTCTTAAAGAAAAGCAAAATTTGGTATCGCAAAATGTGGAGATTTTTTTAAACGGGATAACTGGTTAA
- the rpsU gene encoding 30S ribosomal protein S21, with protein MPGIKVHPNESFDEAYRKFKKQVDRNLVVTEVRARRFFEPNTEIRKKQKIAARKKMLKRLYMLRRYESRL; from the coding sequence GTGCCAGGCATTAAGGTACATCCTAACGAGTCTTTTGACGAGGCTTACAGGAAATTTAAAAAACAAGTTGATCGTAACCTTGTAGTAACAGAAGTGCGTGCTAGACGTTTTTTTGAGCCAAATACTGAAATTCGCAAGAAACAAAAGATTGCTGCTCGCAAAAAAATGCTTAAGCGTCTTTATATGCTTAGACGTTACGAGTCAAGACTCTAA
- a CDS encoding DNA-binding protein yields the protein MHKLPIGEAAEVLGISKEAIYNRIRRGSLRSVEKDGVKFVIIDDEANEQKSDKKPSKKAPKSIEKTDSEFVKFLLAELAELKGKNENLLADKERLFKEKEQMLIDSKNEISQIYKERDEKLMAFLNAMQNPLLNRANQAHNSDSDEIVEAHVEDDEEQKFVVVSEYLRALNLSYKEYKKAQKKIIKQVGKSKFVKFQNGVILIKKDKKLKHIIGDL from the coding sequence ATGCACAAGTTGCCTATTGGCGAGGCTGCTGAGGTTTTGGGCATAAGCAAAGAAGCCATCTATAACCGCATACGTAGAGGTTCGCTAAGATCTGTTGAAAAAGACGGGGTAAAATTTGTCATCATAGACGATGAAGCAAATGAACAAAAAAGTGATAAAAAACCTAGCAAAAAAGCACCTAAATCTATAGAAAAAACCGACTCTGAATTTGTAAAATTTTTACTTGCTGAACTTGCCGAGTTAAAAGGTAAAAATGAAAACTTGTTAGCCGATAAAGAGCGACTCTTTAAAGAAAAAGAGCAGATGTTAATTGATAGCAAAAATGAAATTTCACAAATTTATAAAGAGCGTGATGAGAAGCTAATGGCGTTTTTAAACGCTATGCAAAATCCGCTTTTAAATAGAGCAAATCAAGCCCACAATAGCGACTCTGACGAGATTGTCGAAGCTCATGTTGAAGATGATGAGGAGCAGAAATTTGTGGTTGTAAGTGAGTATCTAAGAGCCTTAAATTTAAGTTACAAAGAGTATAAAAAAGCTCAGAAAAAGATAATTAAACAGGTTGGAAAATCTAAATTTGTAAAATTTCAAAATGGTGTGATTCTTATTAAAAAAGACAAAAAATTAAAACATATAATTGGAGATTTATGA
- a CDS encoding D-2-hydroxyacid dehydrogenase translates to MKIVCLDALTLGNVDLSEFAKFGEFVSFDMTKSSQTISRLSGADIVITNKVLITKEVIDATNLKLICVSATGTNNIDMAYAKERGIPVKNVAGYSTPSVVQQTFASILTLLNNVRYYDDYVKNGEWVRSEIFTNLDAPIFELSGKNFGIIGLGEIGKGVAKVASAFGANVCYFSPSGNTQDVPYQRVELDEMLQACDIVSIHAPLNEKTKGLIGKRELWLMKKGAIISNFGRGGIVDESALAAAIDERGLKAVLDVLVCEPMNADNALLNVKNKQNLIITPHVAWASFEARIRLVDLMIKNIKDFINGK, encoded by the coding sequence ATGAAAATAGTTTGTCTAGACGCTTTGACATTAGGTAATGTTGATTTAAGTGAGTTTGCGAAATTTGGCGAGTTTGTAAGCTTTGATATGACAAAGTCAAGCCAAACGATTAGCCGTTTAAGTGGTGCTGATATCGTGATTACAAATAAAGTTTTAATCACAAAAGAGGTCATAGACGCTACAAATTTAAAGCTAATTTGCGTGAGTGCGACCGGCACAAATAACATTGATATGGCTTACGCAAAAGAGCGTGGTATACCTGTAAAAAACGTCGCTGGATACTCAACGCCAAGCGTTGTTCAGCAGACTTTTGCCTCTATTTTGACGCTTTTAAATAACGTCCGTTATTACGATGATTACGTCAAAAACGGCGAGTGGGTGAGAAGTGAAATTTTTACAAACTTAGACGCACCTATATTTGAGCTAAGTGGCAAGAATTTTGGCATTATCGGACTTGGCGAGATAGGCAAAGGCGTGGCGAAGGTCGCAAGTGCTTTTGGTGCAAATGTTTGTTATTTTTCGCCAAGTGGTAACACGCAAGATGTGCCGTATCAGAGAGTAGAGCTTGATGAGATGTTGCAAGCCTGCGATATTGTAAGCATTCACGCACCGCTAAATGAGAAAACAAAGGGGCTTATTGGCAAACGAGAGCTTTGGCTTATGAAAAAAGGTGCGATTATCTCAAATTTTGGTCGTGGTGGGATTGTTGATGAGAGTGCATTAGCAGCTGCGATTGATGAGCGAGGACTAAAAGCCGTGCTTGACGTGCTTGTGTGTGAGCCGATGAATGCTGATAATGCACTTTTAAACGTAAAAAACAAGCAAAATTTAATCATCACGCCACACGTAGCTTGGGCGAGTTTTGAAGCTAGGATTAGGCTTGTAGATTTAATGATAAAAAATATCAAGGATTTTATAAATGGCAAGTGA